The genomic DNA GGCAGCGGGTATTGGTTGGACAGTAATACCAGGTGTTTCTAGTGCCCTTGTCTCACCTCTTTTAGCGGGGATTCCCTTGACTGAGACCGATCGTTCTCCCTGTTTTGTTGTGGCTACGGGCCATGACCCCGATCGTTTACCTTGGCAGGCATTGGCAGAGATACCCACTTTGGTTATCTTAATGGGTACCAGATTTTTAGATGTCATGCGGGCGCGGTTGCAAGCCTATCGTCCCGCAGAGACCCCCATAGCTGTTATTCACAGGGCGGGTAGTTGGCAGCAGCAGGTGTGGACGGGTACATTGAGGGATTTAACTTTGCCAGCAGATGTTGATCTGTCGCCGGCGGTAATTGTGATTGGGGAGCTGGTCACAGACCGATCGTTTTTCACCCCCTCCTTGCCTCTAGCCCACAAAAAAATATTAGTCACCCGTGCGGCTGGGCAGTCCTCTGAATTTGTGCAGGGTCTTGAGAAACTGGGGGCTTATGTCCTGGAGATGCCGACGCTGGAGATCACCCCCCCTTCCAGTTGGGAAGCCCTCGATCGAGCGATCGGGGAAATTGAACGCTATCACTGGTTAATTCTCACGTCCGCTAATGGGATTGAGTCCTTTTTTAGTCGTCTGTTCCTCCAGAACAAAGATGTTCGCGCCTTACATCATCTCAAGATAGCTGTAGTGGGCAAAAAGACAAAGGAAATGCTGCAAACCTATGGGGTGGTTGCTGACTTGGTGCCGCCCAATTTTGTCGCTGACAGTTTAGTGGCAGTTTTTCCGGACGTAAGGGGACAAAATATTCTCTTTCCCCGCGTTGAATCAGGGGGCAGGGATGTCCTGATTACCCAGCTAACTGCCAAAGGGGCAACAGTAGACAGTGTCCCCGCCTATGAGTCTATCTGTCCCCAGACTATTCCTACTGCAGTTGTACAAGCAATTGCCAGCAGAACGATCGATGTCATTACCTTTGCTAGCTCTAAAACAGTTTTACACTTTGCCCAGCTACTGGATGGCGTGACCGATCGTGCCACTTGGCAGAGCTGGTTAGAAAATGCCAAAATTGCCTCCATTGGTAGCCAAACCTCCCGCACCTGTCAAGACATCTTTCAGAGAGTCGACATAGAAGCCCAGGAATTCACGTTGGCAGGGCTGCAAGCAGCGATCGTTGAGTACTTTCGCTATTAGGTTAAAGCTGCCAGAAGTTTTGCGTCTCCGCCCAGATATAGTCCAAGACAT from Pseudanabaenaceae cyanobacterium SKYG29 includes the following:
- the cobA gene encoding uroporphyrinogen-III C-methyltransferase, with the protein product MNSGFVYIVGAGVGGVGNLTVRAKELLGEAEVVLADDLVDESVKSLVPPTCTWQTVGKRGGKPSATQDEINQLLVELAQNGKTVVRLKNGDPWVFGRASQEIRALQAAGIGWTVIPGVSSALVSPLLAGIPLTETDRSPCFVVATGHDPDRLPWQALAEIPTLVILMGTRFLDVMRARLQAYRPAETPIAVIHRAGSWQQQVWTGTLRDLTLPADVDLSPAVIVIGELVTDRSFFTPSLPLAHKKILVTRAAGQSSEFVQGLEKLGAYVLEMPTLEITPPSSWEALDRAIGEIERYHWLILTSANGIESFFSRLFLQNKDVRALHHLKIAVVGKKTKEMLQTYGVVADLVPPNFVADSLVAVFPDVRGQNILFPRVESGGRDVLITQLTAKGATVDSVPAYESICPQTIPTAVVQAIASRTIDVITFASSKTVLHFAQLLDGVTDRATWQSWLENAKIASIGSQTSRTCQDIFQRVDIEAQEFTLAGLQAAIVEYFRY